The window acacacacacacacacacacacattgctcgtctctctctctctctcttagccACCTGCATGCTAGTCTGATCTAACCTGGACCTTGTAAGTGAATGTCAAGCTCTTCTGCATTCATTCCATACCTTTCAGGATTTTGATTAGACCTTCCTCAGAACCGTGGAGAATGATAAAGTAAATAAGTGTCCGTTGAAGAATAATGTAGAATAATAATAacgtaaaatatataaattatatctctatataaaaaaaatccaaactatacggcgttgtctctctctctctctctctctctctctctctgctaatTTGTGTAGAGAAATTTCTACCCTACTTCCTGGTGTGCTGGCAGCGGTGACGTCATCGCGTAAAGGACACGCCCCCCGACGAGCGCGCTCCCGCCACAAAcgtacagcttttttttttctcattttttttttttttgagcgtGTTCGGATTTTTCTAAACgctaaaagtttattttagtcatatcagaataaataataataataataataataataataatataaataaaaatacatcaatatacaattttaataatagaatttgaatgtgttATCAAATACATTCTTCTTTGATGTTGTTTTAtgatttgtataattatttattcaccTTTTTCACACAAGATCACATTAAAATCTGTTCAGATCTGATCatttaacaatataaaacaaGTTGGTAAAACGTGCGCAGATTTGCGTATTTAGTTATAAATACACGCGTCCTACATCACTAAGGTCACTAGTTATTATCTTGCTTTAATTTGAGCACCGTgtcctcgcacctccagggtcccgcctcggggtctgtctgcatggagtttgcatgttttcccctgtgcttggtgggtttcctcctggtactctggtttcctcctacagtccaaaaacatgcagattaagctaattgatGCTTCCAAATTACCCGAGGTGTGTGATGGTGACCGGAGGTACAACCCATAGAGGTAccggacgtagagtattatggtggaCTGGTATGTTTAGACGCTGTCCTCCCCTCCCCTCTCTCATTGGTCACTCAGGATTGTTGACGGTGAGTTGATTGGTCGCTTTATatcccagttccccctcatgcctgtgtttccttctggctctcccttttagttatgatgtcctAGTTaatcctgccggagtccctgcttgcacattatactgtacattttgtgattgtgaccagacctaactgttatctctccttcgCTTTTGGTCTCTCATCTTCTCTCTATtctcctctctcttcctccaatatacataagcagaaaaaaataagctGGCACGAAGTACAGTCTGCAACCCCCAAAAGATCTTCTCCGGATTTATTACATCAAGAATCGtaattgattttaatttctaCAAGAATATGAAGGACATagatatgtttaaaacaatatggtgTTGTGAGGAAACCCTGTGCTctgtagaagaagaaaaaatcatCTTCGCACCAAACTTAACTATATATACCTATAATgtctaaaaatatgttttatttatttatttatttacttatttttaatcaatttatttctcaactctttctctcttcaacATTTAGACTTTATCTGTTATTTATTTGGTCCTTCCATGTGCCATCCGGCAAAATCGGGTTCCGTGGCAGTCACTTATAGGGTCGCGTTGCCAGTTCGACACCCAATTGTCATTCAcacatcattcacacactacaggcaccttgggaatgccagttagcctaatctgcatgtccttgtactgggggaaacccaccaagcacagggagaacaggcaaactccatgcacacagacccgaggcgggattcgaacctcagaggcgacagtgccaaccactaacaCACCTTTTTTTATTCGGTTATAAATAGCATTTTAGGGAGTGACACCCAGCCTAAAGACATCACATCTAAAGACAAAAAACTTGACAAAAAAACCTTCAGTCATTAACACAATAAAATCATAATGAGGCTAAATGTTAAACTGAAGCATTACAGCCTGTACAGCACTACTGTAGGTTAGATGAAAAAatagacacaaaatacataataatcatTTGAAAAAAGTATATTAGATCACCAGATGATTAATCGTGCATTAGTatttgcaaagttttttttattactttgcaCATCGAAACAATGCATTTTAATCAGAGCTATTAGACAGCACTTCCTACCTTTAATGAGGAACGCCTGTGACAGAGCGCCTGTGCAAACACCACCAGCTGGCGAAGGTACAGAATTTCTGATTTGTTTATATAGAGGTTTTTCGTTTGTGTTTTTTGTCCCGATCAGACagattttttataataagtgtgtttattttacagatttttcttgagtacacatacacagagtTTTATGGATATAtatcagtatttttttatgtttattaattaattgatttattgatttattttacgtATGAAAATATTTACACCATTTTTTTGTGAAAGATTGATAAACCAGACCCACTGAAACTAACAGTCAGGATTTGTTCATGTGAGAACTGAATAACTTTATAGAAAGAATCCATTCATGAATTCCTGATCACTGCAGATTTCCTGCTGAGTGAAGAAGAAGTGCTGATGGCTGATCTGGAAGCTTTTAGTTTAATTGCTAATCATCTTGAGTTCTGGCTTCGCACAGAATTTCATTGCTTTTAAAAGCAACtgatgtttatacagtatgatgtactTACAAAATCATTTTCATACCCTATAAATACACTAAGCTGTGAATTAGTGCAGTCATTTTTGAGACCTGGGACAAAACATGTCCAGCACTTATTATtctataaaattacaaaattcaTTAATGTTTTCATTATGATCAATTTTATAAGTTATAAGTTATATCAActcagaataacaaaacagtttttttcaatcctatataaaaatatttttattttatttgataaaatgtCCCCACTAGACATGAAAAAGTCCTTGCCCAGGACAAGGGTTCACATTTTCAAATAGCTAAAAGATCTGATTAAAATCtatgaaaaaaatcacattgcatgctaagtaaaataagtaaattttaattcattaatagatgttaaaaaaataattaattacatttttaaaataatctccaattttttatttgcttgctGAATTTGTGTCAACACCGtcagccattttttaaaaataaattttttaaaaagtctggtAATCTTGTCCTCAACCAAAACGCCAAGGACAGCTTAACGGCACCCTGTTTGTTTTATATCCTGTTCAGTTGCtacttaaaatactttttacatttactaaaatgggtttattgctttatttaacGCATAATTCATTGCTGCAAAATAATTCACAACAGAATGTAATAGTTTTGTCTCTGTAAAACCTTTAAAGATCTCTTCTCTTATAACCAGAGGTTACCGCTTGCGTACATGCCTGTGTGCCACCGTTACCTGCGAATAGAGTGTGTGTGGTCAACTCGCTGCCACTCCTCAGGCTCCTCACTCTGTTTCAGCAGCCCTCACTGCTCCGCCTGCCATATGTGCCTGTCTCTGTAGACGCTCTGCAGTCTAATCCAGGGTTTCAGCGGCCCTAAGATCGGCCTGATGTACCGGTTTCCGTTGCAAACTACGCTGCCCACTTGTGCATTCAGTGAGGGATGTCTGTGACACAATCAGTATGTTGTAAAAGTTGACGATGACGTTGCCCCCTGTTAGAGTCGGTGAGGTTATGCCTGTGATGCGCCCAGAGTGTGATGCAAAAGCTGATAATTGCCTGTGACACGCCCGCAGCATGACATAAAAGCTGATAATCGCATGTGACTACCTGTGCAAACCCCACCGCCCTCCGGCCATGCTCCACCCGctgcttaaacaaacaaacagaatttctgttattctgttataTATAGGTGTCAACACCGTCAGATGTGTGTCAACACCGTCAGGTGGGAATTTTTGGTGTTTATGTTTAAGACAAAAATCCTGTAATGCACTGAAAAGgttgttatttgcacaaaaatgtTACAACTGGGACGCTGTTCCAATGCAAGCCTTTGATCATCCAGACTGTTTAACTGTATGTATCTGTTTAACATTATATTGAAagttttcaaaaataataaatttttttttttttgtcaaattaaaaacattttgtttctgTTCTCAAGAATGACTGAGTTGATGTTTCATTTAGTCAAGTCCCGTAAGTTAGGCTGTGACAGCGTTACAGACGTTAAAAGGGAAGTGTACAGTATACGTTTGTGTCTGAAATGACAAATGAATGCCTACTCAGGCTTTTATTATAACCATGAAGATAATAACTCATGTCACAGTTTTGTGTTTACATAAGAAATGTCACAATGTCACTTGTCGGGTGCCTCCTGTACTCCACCTGGCTGAACTAGGCTGTGTCTCGTTAAACCTGACCAACAGGGTGTGCCAATCACAggcaatatttataaaaagaaaagaaatatggaACCTAGAATTTAATCAAATCTTAAAATTGCTGAACACCGAGATCAGATAGACAGTTTTAAATTACAGATGCAATAATAGACATTCTGTAGATCATTGCTAAGTTACATTCAACATTATACAAGATCATTGCTCCAGGTTACAGAGTGTCTTACTGctttattaaatataagaaCTGAATATGTTCCTTGGTTTATCCTAGTCAGGTCTACTGTAGGTTTTGGTACAAAGCAGGAGCACAGCCGTTATGGGACACCAGTCCACCCCAGAACGTCACAAACACTTTGTCCTCTTTCtctattttctaaaatactttGCACATTATACTCAACTTATTCAGATTCCCATTGTTCTCCCCTTCCCTGGAGGTTGGGGTGGAGCTCTCGCAAGATTTTGTGTCATCAgctgccttttttattttctcagcCTTCCTCTCACACTGCCATGACATCATCGGTCTTTAAAGGGGCCCAAAGGGAATCTACTAGCTCACCCACCTGAAACATTTTAAGATTCTTTTCTGTGGTTATAAAGAGACAATTTAATTTCTAAATTGTGTCTGGCCTAGAGGGGTACGATATTATCTATGAAATCTTTGAATGCATTTTTCATGAAGCTACAGGACGATAAATTTGAAGAAATTTGGGAGAAATAGAGACAGTATATCTCCCTGAAATACCTGTATTTtacataatgcttttttttcttaaaataaaagtggTTTAACTTCATAACAATTTACTTTATAAATGAGTACACCCTAGTTTGTTCTCTTGTGTTCTATAGttacttgtttaaaatatacatatataaagagaaaaaaagaggaaagaagagATTAACTCTACTGATATttgtctacagtatgtataatatGTATGAGTAAtatatgttgttggtctttcagttGCTCCTGTCGAGGGGGTCGCTGCAGTGAACCATCAGATGCGAACACAACTTGGCCACAGGTTTTTGTACACCTTATGCTCTTCCTGATGCAAACCTGGCATTTTATTAGGACTAacgactggcactgcatccagtggctggggtttgggcattgggtgagACTAATGTACaccatatggacaaaagtatttgttacatacacttcaatatggagttagtcttccttttgcagctataacagcttccactgtTCTTGGAGATTTtacagtgtttctgtgggaattcatccccattcattctgtagagcatttatgagatcaggcactgatgttggacgagaaggcatGGCTCAAaatctccattccagttcattccaaaggtgctcgatggggttgaggttaCAGGGCGCTGTGTTTGGGCCAGTCAAGtccttccacaccaaactcttcaaaccatgtctttatagtccttgctttgtccgctggggctcagtcatgttggaatagaaaagggccttcaccAAACTCTTACCACAAAGTTTAGTGACgtatagcattgtccaagatgtcttaacgtggaagcattaagattgtccttcactggaaataaggggcctgattgattgAAACATCTGAATCAATAAATAAGGTTTGGacgagttaaaaaaaaaagttaaaaaaaaccaaaaaactatTAACTATAAAGGTTTAATGAAAAACTTGATGaacttatattttaatttatatataaatatcagtACAGGGGTTGCAGGGTTGCCACAGCAGATCATCCTATCTGAACAAAAACGTGCCgggttttaattaattaatcaagtgaaggacaaaatatatatatatatatatatatatatatatatatatatatacactagaTGCGCTTCCTGACGCAACTCCTCCTGTTTTAGCtcggcttgggactggcactgcatccagtggctaggGGTTGGGAATTGGATGGGAATAATATATGTAATCgccaataaactttaaaaaaaaaaaaaaaaaagtgtctgtcTTTTGACCTCACTTATCAGGAAAGACCTGATGCTTGTTggacgttttttgttttttcaccaTTAAACTCAGAAGTGTATTTGCAGTTTAGGAAACTCCTCTGATAAGACCAGCAACACCAAGATCAAAGTCACttgaatcaaatcaaatcattgagatttttttttttctctttgtttgatgtgaacactAATTGAACCTTTGATCATGATACATTTGCTGTATCACTATAAGTGCATGAATGAAACAGAACATgtgcaggaggaggagaaggaggagtgTCTCTTTAACCCGTGTTTGTGATGCACACAGATTTAATACAACCTGGCAACCTGCGCATGACCAAGGTGAGACAGGAGGTTATCCCCAGGTTGGGACACACCCACAGTACACGCACTTCAGTCAGACATTCAGCAGAGATCAAAGGCAGCACAGCTTTCACACCAGACCAACAGGAGTCTAACTGAAGTTGATAAATGATTgaatgaggatgaggatgaggatgaggaaggCGTTCCCGTGGCTGGCCAACGTGTCCCTGTACGGCTGTCTGTTCGCCGGCGGCGACCTGCTCCATCAGCGCGTGACGCACAAGCAGCGCGGCGCCGAGCTCGACTGGAGGCGCACGAAGAACGTGGCGCTCGTGGCGTTCTGTTTCCATGGCAACTGGAACTACTTCTGGCTGCGCGCCCTCGAGCGCCGGTTCCCGGGCCGGTCCTTGGCCATGGTGCTGTCCAAGGTAGCGCTGGATCAGAGCTTCTCCTCGCCCTTAGCGACCAGCGTCTTCTACACAGGTGAGTGACACCCTCAGGTACATTATTGAAGAGcataaagcaaacaaacaaacaaacaaacaaacaaacaaataaataaataaatcatcctGACTGAGATTTACACCTGTGACATTGACTGAATCCTATTACTGCATTCAATCTCATTCACTAATCATGTTAGAGCAAAGACTCTCAGAAATAAAGGTACCACGTTTAGAACCTCTACTTTGTATCTTTAtacctttaaaataacttttggcCACAAACTGTAATTGAATCTAATTAAATGTACGCCTTCAGAAGTAATAAAACTACTTTTCCGGGTTGCTCTGGTGGGTGGCACCGTCAAGGCTGCAGCTTTATACTTTGCATATGTTACCTGGGAACGTGCTCTagctttcatttgttttaagaGTAAAGGTGACGTACATCAAAGGTAAAAAGATACACACTAAAAGAATCCCAGGGTtgaggttcgattcctgcctcgggtctgtgtgcttggagtttgtgtgtgcatgttctctctccGTGGTTGGTCGGGTTCCTCAgacccaaagacatgcagattaggctaattggcgttcctgaAATGCCCGTAAGTGTGTGAATGCTGACCAGAGGATGTAAAAATAGGAATATATTGTGGTAATCGCCATTGGCCGTCACGGTTTATAGAGGTTCATGGATTGATGAAAGAGTGTTAAAGATATATGCTTGAAAATGGATTTAACCGCAGTGACACGTTTGATAACTTCACTTCTGAGAGCGTAGCTCAACCCAAATGTTATAaggtgaggaaaaaaataaatagatgcaATATCAAAAATGTTACCCCACATATATTTAATCAAGGTCTGTTTTGTGTCTGAATTTTGCTTCTTTACACTCTCtggaattattataatttttttttttacaaatttggtACATTAAATTCATATCTTTATATCTTTCCAAAATATTATAAGGTGCATACGGTAATTAAAATTCACATAAGAATAATCTTTACATTAAAGCTTATGGTACTTAACTATACTTCACCTCGTTGCTTCACCGGAAGCCTACCTTTgaaggtactgtatgtttagtttgtgttttatatattaaaaaataaattaaagcacACAAACAGACCTTAAACAACCACAGATGAACCGTTTAATCTTTACTTTAAACTTAATTAAAAGTACAATCATGGTATTTAGCTTGTGGTGttttagggttaaaggtctcTAAGGTCGATTTATTTAGGTAGGTTCCAgttcagtttaaaataaaatgtatagatTATCCTAAAGTATATGATTAACCAGATTATTTATGGTGTCTGAGATTTGCTTCTTTACACTCTCAAAATGGTACTTTTCCTTAGACAAAAATGTaccaaagacaaagacaaagagtACCACCTTTGCAGCATTATGCACCCAGAAATGAGAACACAGTCtccctttaaaata of the Clarias gariepinus isolate MV-2021 ecotype Netherlands chromosome 16, CGAR_prim_01v2, whole genome shotgun sequence genome contains:
- the LOC128544424 gene encoding mpv17-like protein; translation: MRMRMRMRKAFPWLANVSLYGCLFAGGDLLHQRVTHKQRGAELDWRRTKNVALVAFCFHGNWNYFWLRALERRFPGRSLAMVLSKVALDQSFSSPLATSVFYTGVSVLEGKEDIFEDWREKFFNTYKTGLMYWPFMQFLNFVLMPLYLRTAFMGCSAFLWATFLCFSQQSGDGTAGTALDWLTTTEKQIMSQSTNEEK